The Urocitellus parryii isolate mUroPar1 chromosome 6, mUroPar1.hap1, whole genome shotgun sequence genome includes a window with the following:
- the Patl2 gene encoding protein PAT1 homolog 2, translating into MKCLEGPGKLCDPLAPEEELVSASQLEKEEENEEEVEEECLDPDPDLAADPEEEENNLRDPALLSAVHNTQVPRQGLLSSPRVKALGISPSSLHFLWQVNHLLPIPFQPIFPSTSSPARQFGPEQPLPDPPLFCSPQTSCPPRLSHLTQLHPQHQRILHQQQSQTPSSPVKKPWSQQSDPYANLMTRKEKDWVIKVQMVQLQSENPGLDDYYYQEYYQKLEKKQADEELLGQRKKIDSLKLITPYIQKAEVYESVVRIEGSLGQVAVSTCFTPRRAIDAVCHGTQEQDTGDTSSQRLRVLSRIEKMFLQLLKIEESHKDGLPLSCYSRQERNQVEKLFQALKSQEQNNLEEVADSFLQVLSVRKGKTLVARLLPFLPHNQAVSLLLTITHNLPLLVRRDVADQALHKLFKPLGKCISHMTFPELLQGLQGLMLLPPGSSERPVTAVLQNQFGISLLYALLSHGEQLVSLDSSLEEPNSDHTAWTDMVVLIAWEIAQMPTASLAEPLAFPSNLLPLFCHHVDKQLVQQLEARMDVRAKGSCGRTGGRHRLQKARKVNWLETAQGFWRESRGST; encoded by the exons ATGAAATGCCTTGAAG GGCCTGGCAAGTTATGTGACCCCTTGGCTCCTGAGGAAGAGCTGGTATCTGCCTCCCAattggaaaaagaggaagaaaatgaagaggaggtggaggaggagtgTCTGGATCCAGATCCAGATCTGGCAGCAGAtccagaggaggaagaaaataatctTCGGGATCCAGCTTTACTCAGTGCTGTCCATAACACACAGGTACCACGGCA AGGTCTGCTCAGCTCCCCTAGAGTCAAGGCCTTGGGGATATCACCCAGTTCCTTGCACTTTCTGTGGCAGGTGA ACCATCTGTTGCCAATTCCTTTCCAGCCTATATTTCCTAGCACCAGCTCTCCAGCCCGGCAATTTGGACCTGAACAGCCCTTACCAGACCCACCTCTCTTCTGCAGCCCACAGACTTCATGCCCACCTCGGCTCAG TCATCTGACCCAGCTCCACCCTCAGCATCAACGGATCTTGCATCAGCAGCAGAGTCAAACGCCAAG TTCCCCTGTCAAGAAGCCTTGGTCTCAGCAGTCAGATCCGTATGCTAACCTCATGACcagaaaagaaaaggactgggTGATAAAAGTGCAGATGGTTCAGCTGCAGAGTGAAAATCCCGGCCTGGATGATTATTACTACCAG GAATATTATCAGAAACTAGAGAAAAAGCAAGCAGATGAAGAGCTACTTGGACAAAGGAAAAAGATTGACTCTCTTAAGCTGATAACACCTTACATTCAGAAAGCAGAGGTTTATGAGTCAG TGGTTCGAATTGAAGGTTCTCTGGGTCAGGTAGCTGTATCAACATGTTTTACCCCTCGTCGAGCGATTGATGCTGTATGTCATGGAACTCAAGAGCAG GATACAGGAGATACAAGCAGTCAGAGGCTTCGGGTATTATCCCGGATTGAGAAG ATGTTCCTTCAGTTACTAAAAATAGAGGAAAGTCATAAGGATGGGCTTCCACTGTCCTGTTACTCCAGACAAGAGAGGAACCAGGTTGAGAAGCTCTTTCAAGCTTTAAAGAGCCAGGAGCAGAACAATCTGGA GGAAGTAGCTGATAGCTTCCTGCAGGTTCTCTCTGTAAGGAAGGGGAAAACCTTGGTAGCCCGGCTGCTCCCCTTCCTGCCCCATAATCAAGCTGTTAGCCTTCTTCTGACCATCACCCACAATCTGCCCCTCCTGGTCCGGAGGGATGTAGCTGACCAG GCCCTACACAAGTTATTCAAGCCTCTAGGCAAATGTATCAGTCACATGACCTTCCCTGAGCTCCTCCAAGGACTTCAGGGGCTAATGTTGCTACCACCTGGCTCCTCTGAACGGCCAGTCACTGCAGTACTTCAGAACCAG TTTGGAATATCTTTGCTCTATGCCCTGCTGAGTCATGGGGAACAGCTGGTATCTCTGGACTCTTCTCTAGAGGAACCCAACAGTGATCATACAGCTTG GACAGACATGGTGGTTCTGATTGCCTGGGAGATAGCCCAAATGCCTACAGCCTCTCTGGCAGAACCCCTGGCCTTCCCCAGCAATCTACTTCCTCTATTCTGTCACCATGTGGACAAACAACTGGTTCAGCAGCTAGAGGCCAGGATGGA CGTAAGAGCGAAAGGCAGCTGTGGTCGTACTGGAGGTCGGCACCGCCTGCAAAAAGCAAGGAAAGTCAACTGGCTAGAAACAGCCCAGGGGTTCTGGAGAGAATCACGAGGCAGCACGTGA